A stretch of DNA from Acidimicrobiales bacterium:
ACCTCGGGTCGCACCTTCAGCTTCGGGACTACCTACGCGGGGCTGAGCGTGCACGTTCGGGTGAGCCACGTCGGCCAATTCGACACGACGGCGACGGGTTCGTTCGACGTCGTCAATCTCGCCAGCACAGGCAGCGGTACCGCCGTCGACGCCACGCTCGACCCCACCACCAATGTCCTTCAGTGGACGGTGCCGCTCACCGACGCGAACGCGGCGCTGGCCGACGTCTGCGCCTCGTGTACGCCGATCGGCGCAGGATCGACATTGCAGGACTTCTCGGCCCGCGCCGGCTACGAACTCGACCCGACAGGCTCTATCGGCGTGCCGTGCGTCGGGCGGTGCGACGGGGCTGAAACCCGGGGCACCTCCACGCTGTAGTCAGCTCACCAGGGCGTTGGGGCCGAGGAGGACGCGGATCTCACCCAACAAGCCGTTGCGGGCGTCGACGTTGAACTCGTCGGGCAGGCGCAGGATCTTCTGCCCGACGTGCAGGTAGACGGGCGAGTCGCCCCCGTGCGTGACCAAGAGCTCCTTCAACTGCTCGACCAGCTTGTCGGTCAGCGAGTTGAGCGGGAGCTCGATGCGCACGGGGGGGCCGCCGTCGAGCACCAGCTCGGGCTTCTTGAGCTCGAGCACGGTCAGCTTGGGCGTGTCGTCGCGGGTGTCGAGCCGCGCCTTGACGCACACGATGGCGTCGTCGGCCAGCATCCACCCGTACTCCTGCATGACCCGGGGGAACACCCAGCACTCCACCGACGACTGCAGGTCCTCCAGGTGGAAGGTGGCCATGAGGTCGCCCTTCTTGGTGTAGCGCCGGGCCAGGGCGGTGACCACGCCGCCCACCCATCGCACGGCACCGTCGGTCGACCCCTCGCGCAACTCCGAGATGGTCGACTCGGTGTGCTTGCGCAACGCCGTCTCCGCCCCCATCAGCGGATGGTCGGAGACGTAGAGGCCGAGCATCTCCTTTTCGAAGGCCAGCTTCTGCGCCTTGTCGAACTCCCTGTCGGGGATGGGGATGCGGGCATCGTCGAAGGCGGGCGGGGCGTCGTCGCCCGCAGGCGCGTCGCCGAACAGCGACATGATCCCCAGCTCCGCCTCGCGCCGTCGGGCCAGCATGCGATCGACGATCTGCTCGAAGACCAGCAACAACCCGTGGCGCGGATGGCCCATGGAGTCGAAGGCGCCCGCCTTGATCAACGACTCGACCGAGCGCTTGTTGAGCACCATGGGGTCGACCCGCTCGCAGAAGTCGTAGAAGTCGGTGAACGGGCCGTTCTTCTCCCGTTCCATGACCATGCGCTCGACCAGGCCCTCGCCCACGTTGCGGATGGCCGACATGCCGAAGGGGATCGTCTCGCCCCGGGCGATGAAGTCGGAGGCCGACACGTTCACGTCGGGCACCAGCACCTGGATGCCGATGGTGCGGCACTCCGAGAGGTAGACGGCCGTCTTGTCCTTGTCGTCCTTGACCGAGGTCAACAAGGCGGCCAGGTACTCGACCTGGTGGTTGGCCTTGAGCCAGGCCGTTTGGTAGGCGACGAAGCCGTAGCCGTAGGAGTGCGACTTGTTGAACGCGTAGTCGGCGAACGGCTCGATCACGTCGAACAGGGCGGTGCCGATGTCGCGCCCGTAGCCGGTGGCGTCGCAGCCGGCCACGAACTTCTCGCGCTCCCTGGCCATGATCTCGCGGACCTTCTTGCCCGCCGCCTTGCGGAGGTTGTCGGCTTCCTCCAGCGAGTAACCCGCGAACTTCTGGGCCACCCGCATCATCGACTCCTGGTAGATCATCAGCCCCTGCGTGTCGCCCAGGAGCTCTTCCAGGTCGGCGTGCAAGTAGATGATCGGCTTGCGGCCGTTCTTCCGGTCGGCGTAGTCGTTGTGCATGTTGGCCGCCATGGGCCCGGGCCGGTACAACGCCACCAAGGCGGCCACGTCGTCGAACGAGGTCGGGGCCAGCGAGCGCATGAGCGCCCGCATAGGCCCGCCTTCCAACTGGAACACGCCGATCGACTCGCCCCGGCGCAGCATGGCCAACGTCTTCTCGTCGTCGAGCGGCACGTTGTCGATGTCGGGCCGTGTGCCGGTGGACTCCTCGATGAGGTCGAGGGCCTGTTCGATGACCGACAGGTTGCGCAGCCCCAGGAAGTCCATCTTCAGCAGGCCGAGTTCTTCGACGCCGTGCATCTCGTACTGGGTGACGATGGGCGCTTCTTCAACCGGCTTGCCCGACTCCGGCTTGCGCTGGATGGGCAGGTACTCGGTCAACGGCTCGTGGGTGATGACCACGGCCGCGGCGTGGATGCCGTCCTGGCGGCGCAGGCCCTCGAGCCCCTTGGCCACGTCGATGACCTTGGCCACGTCGGGGTCGGCGGCGTACATCTCGCGCAGCTCGGCGGCCATCTTGTAGCCGTCTTCGTACTTGGGGTGCTTCTCCAGGCAGGCGTACAGCGGGGTGTCGCGGCCCATGACCAACGGCGGCATGGCCTTGGCCACCTTGTCGCCCACCGCGTAGGGGTACCCCAGCACCCGGGCCGCGTCGCGCACCGCGGCTCGGGCCTTGATGGTGGAGAAGGTGACGATCTGGGCCACGTGGTCCCAGCCGTAGCGCTCGGCCGCGTACTTGATCATCTCGCCGCGGTAGCGGTCGTCGAAGTCCATGTCGATGTCGGGCATCTGCTTGCGGCCCGGGTTCAAGAAGCGCTCGAACAGCAGGTCGTAGCGGATGGGGTCGAGGTCGACGATCTGCAGGCAGTAGGCCACGCAACAACCCGCCGCCGACCCACGGCCGGGGCCGACCCGGATGCGCCGCTCCTTGGCGAAGCGAATGAGGTCCCACACCACCAGGAAGTAGGCGGAGAAGCCCATGTCCTTGATGACGCCGAGCTCGTAGTCGAGCCGGTCGGTGACGGCGACGGGCAACGAGTCGCCGTAGCGCTGCCGTGCACCTTCATACGTCAGGTGGCGCAGGTACTCGTCTTCGGAGGTGAAGCCCGACGGCAGGGGGAACTCGGGCAGCTTGGGCTTGCCGAACTCGATCTCCACCTGGGCCCGCTCGGCGATCCAGAGGGTGTTGTCGCACGCCTCGGGATAGTCCTTGAACAAGTGGCGCATCTCGGCGGCCGACTTGAGGTAGTGCTCCTCGCCTTCGAACTTAAAGCGCTTCTCGTCGCTCAACGAAGCGCCGGTCTGCACGCACAGCAGGGCGTCGTGGGCCACGTGGTCGTCGCGCCGCGTGTAGTGGGCGTCGTTGGTGGCCAGCAGGGGCGCCCCGATGCGATGGGCGATCTCGATGAGCTGGGGGTTGGTCTTGTGCTGCTTGGCCAGGCCGTGGTCCTGCAGCTCGACGAACAGCGAGTCCTTGCCGAAGATGTCCTGCAGGCGAGCGGCTTTGGCCACCGCCCCCTCGAAGTCGCCCTTCAGCAGAGCCTGCAGCACCACGCCGCCCAGGCAGCCGGTGGTGGCGATGACGCCTTCGCCGTGCCGGGCCAGCAGCTCCCAGTCGAGCCGGGGCTTGTAGTAGTAGCCCTCCAGGTAGGCGGCCGACGACAGCTTCATCAGGTTCTTGTAGCCCTGGGTGGTCTCGGCCAGGAGGGTGAGGTGGTAGTAGAGCTTCTCGCCCTCGTCGCCGTCGCCGCCGGTGTCGTCGATGCGCCCCCGTCGAACCGGCCGCTCCTCCCGGTGCTCGAGCGCCATGTAGGCCTCGGTGCCGATGACCGGGGTGATGCCCTGTTCCCGGCACTCCTTGTAGAAGTCGAGGACGCCGTACATGTTGCCGTGGTCGGTGATGCCGATGGCGGGCTGGCCGTCGGCCGCCGCCGCGCCGATGACTTCCTTCACCCGGGCGGCGCCGTCGAGCATCGAGAACTCGGTGTGGAGGTGGAGGTGGGTGAAGGAATCCGGCACGGCGCTCCGTTCATCCACAGAGCTTCCACAGGACCCTGTGGACAAATAACAACCCTGTGATTCCGAGGGTACCGCGAATCGGGGCCCGTCGCGCCCTACTGTGCGGCCCATGCGAGCTGGCGGGCAAGGTGTGCGAGGTTGGTGGCGAACTGTCCGGAGGCGCTTCGCCACCCGGCTTCTGATCGGCATGCTGGCGGTGTCGTTGCCGGTGGCCGTCGTCCTGTCGTGGGTGCTCACCGCCCGCTCGGCCGACAACATCACCCGCCTCACCGAGGAGGCGGGCACGGCGGTCGCCGTGGCCCACGCCGACGAGCTCACGGGCTGGATGAACGAGCGACGGGGCGACATGCGGGTGGTCGCCACCTTGCTGCGAGGCCGCGTCGGCGACCGGACCGCAGGCGAGCTCCTCACCACGGTGGCCGACACGTACGGCAGCTACGACGCCATCTACCTCACGGACCTGTCGGGTCGGGTGGTGGCCTCCACCGGCGGGGCGACGGCGCCGATCGACCTCCTGGCCCAGTCGTGGTTCACCTCGGCGGCCTCCGGCCAGCCTGCGGTGGCGTCGCCCGTCCCCGTGCAGGACACCATCGTGTGGCCGGTGGCCCACCCGGTGACGGGCGCCGACGGCCGTCCCGCCGGCGTGGTGATCGGCGACCTCAAGGCGTCGATGCTTGCCGAGCTGATCGACAAGGAGGACGCGTCGGTCGACAGCGAGCTCCTGGCCGTCGACCGGGAACGTCGGCTGGTCTACTCCTCGACGATGGGCGCGATCACCGCCGATGCCGACCTCCTGACCAAGGGCGCCTTCAGCACCCGGGTCTCCACGGTGGGAGCCAACCGCGGGCTCGCCGGGGAAACCGGCAGCGCCGACTACCGCAACTACCGCGGGACCCGCGTGCTGGCAGGCTTCGCCCCGGTGGAGCCGCTGGGCTGGGCCGTGATCAGCACCGAGGCCCGCTCCACGGCACTGGCCCCGGTCGCCACCGGCCGTCGACTGGCGCTGGGCATGGTCGTGGTGGCCACCCTCGCCGCCCTGGCCTTCGCCGTGTGGTTCGCCCGGCGCACCACCCGGCCCATCCTCGACCTGTCCGACACCGCCGACAACGTCCGCGACGGCCGCCTCGACAGCCGGGTGGAGCCCGGCGGTTCCGAGGAGGTGAACCGGCTGGGCCAGTCGTTCAACTCCATGGTGGAGAGCCTCGAACGGCTGGTGTCGGAGGTGCGCTCGGCTTCGTTGGAGGTGAACTCCGCGGCCTCCGAGCTCTCGGCCTCGTCGGAAGAGCTGGCCGCCACCACCACCGAGCAGGCCGCGGCGGTGACGGAGACCTCGGCCACCACCGAGGAACTGGCGCGAGCCTCGGCGTCGATAGCCGACACCGTCGACGAGGTGGCCTCGCAAGCGGCCGAGACCCGCGACTCGTTGGAGCAGGCCCAGACCGACATGGAGGCATCCTCCGAACGAACGCTCGCCCTGGCCGAGCGGGTCAACGAGATCACCCTCATCCTCGGGCTCATCAACGACATCGCCGACCAGACCAACCTGCTCGCCCTCAACGCCGCCATCGAAGCGGCCCGGGCGGGCGAGGAAGGCCGGGGCTTCGCCGTCGTGGCCGAAGAGGTGCGCCGGCTGGCCGAACGGTCCAAGGCCTCGGCGGGCGACATCACCACCATCATCGAAGGCGTGCAGTCCGAGACCAACGCCACGGTCATGGCCATGGAAAAGGGCGCCAAGCAGATGCAGCGGGGGCTGGGCCTCCTCGAACACGTGGCCGACGCCACCGCCCAGGTGCGCCTCACCACCCAGCAGCAACGGTCGGCCACCGCGCAAGTGGTCGAGACCATGGAGCAGTTGACCGACGCCAGCGGACAGGTGTCGGCCACGGCTTCACAGATCGCGGCGGCGGCCTCGACGTTGGCGTCCCTGGCCTCCGGGTTGGAGTCGACGGCGGCGCGAGCGGCAGCCGCGCAGGGTTAGGGCGCCGGTGCAGGCGCTGCTCCTCCCCGTCGGGCCGGAGTGGTACGCCGTCGACACCGCCTGGGCGCGCGAGGTGGTGGCCGTGCCGTTGGTCGTCCCCCTGCCGACGGCACCGTCGACGGTGCTGGGCGTGTTCAACCTGCGAGGCGAGATCGTGCCCCTCTTCGACGCAGGCGCGTTGCTCGGCGTGGGCGGCTCGGGCGACCACCCCTACGCCGTCGTGGTCGACACCGCCTTGGGCCTGGCCGCCTTGGCCGCCCACGCCGTGCCCGAGGTGGTCGACCTGGGCGAGCAGACGGGCACGGCCGACCTGCCCGGTGCGCTCACCACCCACACGGTGGGCCGCCGCCTGGCGGTGCTGCTCGACATCAGCGCCGTGCTCGCCCCGGTTCGCATCGGAGGACGCCCGTGAGCAAGCTCGGCGACTTCGAGGAGGAGTTCCGCCAGCTCTTCGCCGAAGAGGCCGAGACCCGCCTCCTGCGACTGTCGACCGAGCTGCTGCAGTTGGAGGAGGCGGGCAACGACCCCGAGTTGGTGGCGTCGATCTTCCGCGACGCCCACACCCTCAAAGGGGCCGCGGGCATGGTGGGCCTCGACCCCGTGGCCCGGGTGGCCCATGTCATGGAGGACCTGCTCGAGGAACTGCGCCAAGGCGAGCGCATGGCCTCGCCCCGCCTGGTCGACGGGCTACTGGCCGCCGTCGACGCCGTGCGCCGCTTCATCCCCGAGCTGATGGCGGGCGAAGACCGCACCGACGAGGCCGCGGTGGTCGAGGCCAACGTGCGGGCGTTGCGCGAGGAACCGGTGGAAGAACCGCCCGTGCCGTCGACGGCCCCTGCCACGGCGCCTCCGCCTCCGAGTGCGGCTCCGCCCATTGCCACGCCCGCGCCCCGCAGCGACCAGTCGGGCGAGACCATCCGGGTGCCCGTGCCTCGCCTCGACCAACTGGTGCGCCTGGTCGGGGAAGCCGCCGCCGCCCACCTGCGCATGGGCCGCATGCTCACCGACCTGGTGGGCACCGACCCGGCCAACGTGGCCGAGTTCCGCGAGCTGTCGCACGTGCTCAACGAGCTGCAGGAAAAGACCATGCGAGCGCGCATGGTGCCGGTGGCGACCATTACCGACAACCTCCACCGGGCCGTGCGCGACGTCGCTCGATCGTGCGGCAAGGACGTGCACTGGGAAGTGCGAGGCGACGACACCGAGCTCGACCGCAGCGTGCTCGAGCAGTTGGCCGACCCCTTGCTGCACCTGGTGCGCAACGCCGTCGACCATGGCATCGAGACCGCCGCCGAACGAGAGGCGGCGGGCAAGCCTGCCCAGGCCACCGTGCGCCTCCACGCCATGCAGTTGGGCTCCGAGGTCATCCTCGCCGTGTCCGACGACGGCGGCGGCATCGACGTGGGGCGGGTGCGCGACGAGGCGTCGCGACGAGGGGCCGACACCACCGCCCTGTCCGACGAGGAGACGCTGTACCTGATCTTCCGCTCCGGGCTGTCGACGGCCGAGTTCATCTCCGACGTGTCGGGGCGCGGCGTGGGCCTCGACGTGGTGCGTACCGCGGTCGACGCCACCCGGGGGCGCATCGACGTCCGCTCGACGCCGGGCGAGGGCACCGAGTTCCGCATCGTGGTGCCCATCACCCTGGCCGTCCTGCCCTGCCTGCTGGTGGAGGCGGGGGGCCGGTGTTACGCCCTGCCGCTCCATTCGGTGCTGGTGGCCCAGGACGCCGAGCACGCCCCGCTGCGCCACGCCGAGGGGCGCCTGAGCGTGCAGGTGGGCAGCCAGGCCGTGCCGGTGTCCGACCTGGGCGCCGTGCTCGGTGCCGACGAACCCGCCGAGGGCCCGGTGGTGGTGGTGTCGGGCGTGACCCGACGCCACGCCTTCCGGGTCGACCGCCTCGTCGGCCAGCGCGACGTGGTGGTCAAGGGGCTCGGCCGCCTGCTCCCCCGCCTCGACGTGCTGGCCGGGGCGAGCGTGGAACCCGACGGCTCGATCCTGGTGGTGCTCGACGCCCCCGGGCTCATCGACCGGGCCCGATCGCGCCGGGAGCGGCCGTCGACGTCGGGGCCTGCACTGTCGACGCCGCGTCGGGGAACGATCCTCGTCGTGGACGACGCCATGACGGTGCGAGAGCTGCAACGGTCGATCCTCGAGCGGGCGGGCTACGCCGTGCGCACCGCCGACGACGGGGTCAGCGCCTTGGCCCGGCTGGCCGAGGAGCCGGCCGACTTGGTGATGACCGACGTGGAGATGCCCCGCATGGACGGCTTCGCCTTGACCGAGGCCATCCGGGCCCAGCCCTCGACGGCCACCATCCCCGTGCTCATCCTCACCTCGCGGGCGGGCGACGAGGACCGCCAGCGGGGGCTGGAGGCGGGCGCCGACGGCTACATCGTCAAGAGCGCCTTCGACGAGTCGGGCCTGCTGGCCGCAGTGGAGCGGTTGCTCGGGCGGGCCTCGTGATCCGGGTCGTCGTGGTCGAGGACTCGGCGTCGCAACGGGCGCACTTGGTGCGGGCGCTCGAAGCCGAGGGCGACATCGCCGTGGTGGCCTTGGCCACTGATGCCACAGCCGCCTTGGGAGTGGTGCAGGAGCACCGGCCCGAGGTGGTGACCGTCGACCTGCAACTGCCAGGCGGGGGCGGGCGCCACGCCATCGAGCAGATCATGGCCTTCGCCCCCACGCCGATCCTGGTGCTGTCGGCCACCGTCACCGGGCCACACTCGGAAGCGGCGGTCAACGCCTTGGTGTCGGGCGCCCTCGACGCCGTCCCCAAGCCCGCCCGGTGGACGGCGGCAGCCGAGGCCGAGTTGCGCAAGCGGGTGCGGTCGCTGCGGGGCGCCACCGTGTTGCGCCATCCCCGCGGCCGCCGCAGCGCCGATGCAGGCGAGCCCCGTCGCACCCGCACGGTCCCGGTGGTGGCCGTGGCCGCGTCGACCGGGGGGCCGCCCGCGCTGGCCAAGCTTTTAGCGGGCTTGGGCGGGCTGCGCGCCGCCGTGCTCGTCGTGCAGCACCTGCACCCCGATTTCATCGACGGCTTCGTCACGTGGATGGCCAGGGTGTCGCCCCTGCCCGTGCAGCCCGCCACCGACAGGGCGCCGTTGCAGGCGGGTGCCGTCTACATCGCGCCGGGCAACGCCCACCTCAAGGTCAAGGACGGCCGCCTAATGCTCGACCCCGAGCCCCGCACGTTGCACCGGCCCTCGGCCAACGAGTTGTTCAAGTCGGTGGCCACCAGCTCCGGGCGCCGAGCGGTCGGGGTGCTGCTCACCGGGATGGGCGACGACGGCGCCACCGGCCTGCTGGCCATGCGCACGGCAGGCGCCCACACCATCGCCCAGGACGAGCGAAGCTCCGCGGTCTACGGCATGCCCCGGGTGGCCAAGGCCGTCGGCGCCGCCGTCGAAGTGCTCCCTCTCGACGCCGTCGCCGAGGCGGTGAAGCGGTCGATGAAGCGGGTGACGGGGTGAGCGACCGCAACCTGGCCGCCGCCGCCCACATCCTCGGCCGCCGCGTCGGCCTGCGGCTCGACTCGTCCACCCAGAGCCGCCTGCGTCGCTCGGTGGACGACGCCGCGGCCGCCCGCGGGCAGGACGTGACGGAGTTCGTGGCGTCGCTCGACCGCGACCCGACGGCCTTGCAGGACCTGCTCGACCGCATCACCGTGCAGGAGACGTCGTTCTTCCGCGACCCCGGGCAGTTCGAGGCGCTGGCCACGTATGTGCTGCC
This window harbors:
- the dnaE gene encoding DNA polymerase III subunit alpha, whose protein sequence is MPDSFTHLHLHTEFSMLDGAARVKEVIGAAAADGQPAIGITDHGNMYGVLDFYKECREQGITPVIGTEAYMALEHREERPVRRGRIDDTGGDGDEGEKLYYHLTLLAETTQGYKNLMKLSSAAYLEGYYYKPRLDWELLARHGEGVIATTGCLGGVVLQALLKGDFEGAVAKAARLQDIFGKDSLFVELQDHGLAKQHKTNPQLIEIAHRIGAPLLATNDAHYTRRDDHVAHDALLCVQTGASLSDEKRFKFEGEEHYLKSAAEMRHLFKDYPEACDNTLWIAERAQVEIEFGKPKLPEFPLPSGFTSEDEYLRHLTYEGARQRYGDSLPVAVTDRLDYELGVIKDMGFSAYFLVVWDLIRFAKERRIRVGPGRGSAAGCCVAYCLQIVDLDPIRYDLLFERFLNPGRKQMPDIDMDFDDRYRGEMIKYAAERYGWDHVAQIVTFSTIKARAAVRDAARVLGYPYAVGDKVAKAMPPLVMGRDTPLYACLEKHPKYEDGYKMAAELREMYAADPDVAKVIDVAKGLEGLRRQDGIHAAAVVITHEPLTEYLPIQRKPESGKPVEEAPIVTQYEMHGVEELGLLKMDFLGLRNLSVIEQALDLIEESTGTRPDIDNVPLDDEKTLAMLRRGESIGVFQLEGGPMRALMRSLAPTSFDDVAALVALYRPGPMAANMHNDYADRKNGRKPIIYLHADLEELLGDTQGLMIYQESMMRVAQKFAGYSLEEADNLRKAAGKKVREIMAREREKFVAGCDATGYGRDIGTALFDVIEPFADYAFNKSHSYGYGFVAYQTAWLKANHQVEYLAALLTSVKDDKDKTAVYLSECRTIGIQVLVPDVNVSASDFIARGETIPFGMSAIRNVGEGLVERMVMEREKNGPFTDFYDFCERVDPMVLNKRSVESLIKAGAFDSMGHPRHGLLLVFEQIVDRMLARRREAELGIMSLFGDAPAGDDAPPAFDDARIPIPDREFDKAQKLAFEKEMLGLYVSDHPLMGAETALRKHTESTISELREGSTDGAVRWVGGVVTALARRYTKKGDLMATFHLEDLQSSVECWVFPRVMQEYGWMLADDAIVCVKARLDTRDDTPKLTVLELKKPELVLDGGPPVRIELPLNSLTDKLVEQLKELLVTHGGDSPVYLHVGQKILRLPDEFNVDARNGLLGEIRVLLGPNALVS
- a CDS encoding methyl-accepting chemotaxis protein; translation: MLAVSLPVAVVLSWVLTARSADNITRLTEEAGTAVAVAHADELTGWMNERRGDMRVVATLLRGRVGDRTAGELLTTVADTYGSYDAIYLTDLSGRVVASTGGATAPIDLLAQSWFTSAASGQPAVASPVPVQDTIVWPVAHPVTGADGRPAGVVIGDLKASMLAELIDKEDASVDSELLAVDRERRLVYSSTMGAITADADLLTKGAFSTRVSTVGANRGLAGETGSADYRNYRGTRVLAGFAPVEPLGWAVISTEARSTALAPVATGRRLALGMVVVATLAALAFAVWFARRTTRPILDLSDTADNVRDGRLDSRVEPGGSEEVNRLGQSFNSMVESLERLVSEVRSASLEVNSAASELSASSEELAATTTEQAAAVTETSATTEELARASASIADTVDEVASQAAETRDSLEQAQTDMEASSERTLALAERVNEITLILGLINDIADQTNLLALNAAIEAARAGEEGRGFAVVAEEVRRLAERSKASAGDITTIIEGVQSETNATVMAMEKGAKQMQRGLGLLEHVADATAQVRLTTQQQRSATAQVVETMEQLTDASGQVSATASQIAAAASTLASLASGLESTAARAAAAQG
- a CDS encoding chemotaxis protein CheW translates to MQALLLPVGPEWYAVDTAWAREVVAVPLVVPLPTAPSTVLGVFNLRGEIVPLFDAGALLGVGGSGDHPYAVVVDTALGLAALAAHAVPEVVDLGEQTGTADLPGALTTHTVGRRLAVLLDISAVLAPVRIGGRP
- a CDS encoding hybrid sensor histidine kinase/response regulator, with protein sequence MSKLGDFEEEFRQLFAEEAETRLLRLSTELLQLEEAGNDPELVASIFRDAHTLKGAAGMVGLDPVARVAHVMEDLLEELRQGERMASPRLVDGLLAAVDAVRRFIPELMAGEDRTDEAAVVEANVRALREEPVEEPPVPSTAPATAPPPPSAAPPIATPAPRSDQSGETIRVPVPRLDQLVRLVGEAAAAHLRMGRMLTDLVGTDPANVAEFRELSHVLNELQEKTMRARMVPVATITDNLHRAVRDVARSCGKDVHWEVRGDDTELDRSVLEQLADPLLHLVRNAVDHGIETAAEREAAGKPAQATVRLHAMQLGSEVILAVSDDGGGIDVGRVRDEASRRGADTTALSDEETLYLIFRSGLSTAEFISDVSGRGVGLDVVRTAVDATRGRIDVRSTPGEGTEFRIVVPITLAVLPCLLVEAGGRCYALPLHSVLVAQDAEHAPLRHAEGRLSVQVGSQAVPVSDLGAVLGADEPAEGPVVVVSGVTRRHAFRVDRLVGQRDVVVKGLGRLLPRLDVLAGASVEPDGSILVVLDAPGLIDRARSRRERPSTSGPALSTPRRGTILVVDDAMTVRELQRSILERAGYAVRTADDGVSALARLAEEPADLVMTDVEMPRMDGFALTEAIRAQPSTATIPVLILTSRAGDEDRQRGLEAGADGYIVKSAFDESGLLAAVERLLGRAS
- a CDS encoding chemotaxis protein CheB, with the protein product MIRVVVVEDSASQRAHLVRALEAEGDIAVVALATDATAALGVVQEHRPEVVTVDLQLPGGGGRHAIEQIMAFAPTPILVLSATVTGPHSEAAVNALVSGALDAVPKPARWTAAAEAELRKRVRSLRGATVLRHPRGRRSADAGEPRRTRTVPVVAVAASTGGPPALAKLLAGLGGLRAAVLVVQHLHPDFIDGFVTWMARVSPLPVQPATDRAPLQAGAVYIAPGNAHLKVKDGRLMLDPEPRTLHRPSANELFKSVATSSGRRAVGVLLTGMGDDGATGLLAMRTAGAHTIAQDERSSAVYGMPRVAKAVGAAVEVLPLDAVAEAVKRSMKRVTG